In a genomic window of Amycolatopsis japonica:
- a CDS encoding DUF3892 domain-containing protein: MAIKIIAARLEGGKFHESITKLRWINPGSGETGESFVSAIVAWLEDDDGKAYVDEGIHRVAVEIIKPTFGPKFLRTRADGIWKNNLLELPRF, from the coding sequence ATGGCCATCAAGATCATCGCAGCGCGGCTCGAAGGTGGGAAGTTCCACGAAAGCATCACGAAACTGCGCTGGATCAACCCCGGCAGCGGCGAGACCGGCGAGAGTTTCGTTTCGGCGATCGTGGCGTGGCTCGAGGACGACGACGGGAAGGCCTACGTGGACGAGGGGATCCACCGGGTGGCCGTGGAGATCATCAAGCCGACCTTCGGCCCGAAATTCCTCCGCACGCGCGCGGACGGGATCTGGAAGAACAACCTGCTGGAGCTTCCCCGCTTCTGA
- a CDS encoding GlsB/YeaQ/YmgE family stress response membrane protein encodes MGILAWIVLGLVAGVIARSVSRRRTKQVLVVSILVGVTGAVLGGWIAAAYLGIDAAQGFFDLTTWATAIVGSVLLLMIHHAISGGLLRPKPRWRVRR; translated from the coding sequence ATGGGCATTCTCGCCTGGATCGTGCTCGGCCTCGTAGCCGGCGTCATCGCCAGGTCGGTGTCGCGTCGTCGAACGAAGCAGGTCCTCGTCGTCTCGATTCTCGTCGGAGTCACCGGGGCCGTCCTCGGTGGCTGGATCGCCGCGGCCTACCTCGGGATCGATGCCGCACAGGGGTTCTTCGACCTCACAACCTGGGCCACCGCCATCGTGGGATCGGTGCTGCTCCTGATGATCCATCACGCGATCAGCGGAGGACTCCTCAGGCCCAAGCCTCGCTGGCGGGTGCGCCGATGA
- a CDS encoding tyrosine-type recombinase/integrase, giving the protein MIAAGADLKVVQELLGHSSIAVTADTYAHVLPELARDTAEAVAAIVPRDQRHNRHTA; this is encoded by the coding sequence ATGATCGCCGCCGGAGCGGACCTCAAAGTCGTGCAAGAGTTGCTCGGCCACTCCTCCATCGCGGTCACCGCAGACACCTACGCCCACGTCCTGCCCGAACTCGCCCGCGACACCGCCGAAGCCGTCGCCGCCATCGTCCCGCGCGACCAACGACACAACCGCCACACCGCCTGA
- a CDS encoding GAF and ANTAR domain-containing protein yields MTDIPDDGNTARRPRERRISRTFIRLADTQVSAFDLADSLNGLAEQCVELLAVPAAGVLLLDPHGNLAAAAPSAQREKLMALFSTGADSGFWADILQSGTAVHCAELHSEPARWPSFTTAAGKCGFTALHALPMRLRERTIGVLILLSSEPGGADSDDLALAQALADIATIGILQHRAIETGDRLNQQLQTALTSRVVIEQAKGVLSHHGSLSMDEAFRRLRRYTRSHNRLLTDLAGSVADGTADLDAILA; encoded by the coding sequence ATGACCGACATTCCGGACGACGGAAACACCGCGCGCCGCCCACGCGAGCGCCGAATATCCCGGACCTTCATCAGGCTGGCCGACACCCAGGTCTCGGCCTTCGACCTCGCCGACTCTCTCAACGGCCTGGCCGAGCAGTGCGTCGAACTCCTCGCCGTGCCGGCTGCTGGGGTTCTCCTGCTCGACCCGCACGGAAATCTGGCGGCCGCGGCGCCATCCGCGCAGCGTGAGAAGCTGATGGCACTGTTCAGTACGGGAGCGGACAGCGGATTCTGGGCCGACATCCTCCAGAGCGGGACGGCGGTCCACTGCGCCGAACTCCACAGCGAGCCGGCACGCTGGCCGTCGTTCACCACCGCGGCCGGGAAATGCGGGTTCACAGCCCTCCACGCCCTGCCCATGCGGCTGCGTGAGCGGACCATCGGCGTCTTGATACTGCTCAGCAGCGAACCCGGCGGCGCGGACAGCGATGATCTCGCCCTCGCGCAGGCCTTGGCCGACATCGCCACCATCGGCATCCTGCAACACCGCGCGATCGAAACCGGCGACCGGCTCAACCAACAACTGCAGACCGCCCTGACCAGCCGCGTCGTGATCGAACAGGCCAAGGGAGTCCTCTCCCACCACGGGTCCCTCTCCATGGACGAAGCGTTCCGGCGCCTGCGTCGCTACACGCGATCCCACAACCGTCTCCTGACCGACCTGGCGGGCTCCGTCGCCGACGGCACAGCGGACCTCGACGCGATCCTCGCCTGA
- a CDS encoding ATP-binding protein: MPARSSVFSREVLAVAAEARVLRELVLAWLTVRGFGTDRAEDARLVANEAMENVIQHAYPAGIDGTMSLTMTADEHTVTVVVADTGRGFADDSRIGDGHGLRLMFTLSPGTVITTGPVGTTVRSAWPWAPL, from the coding sequence ATGCCCGCGAGATCCTCCGTCTTCTCACGCGAAGTCCTCGCCGTGGCGGCCGAAGCCCGCGTTCTCCGCGAGCTCGTGCTGGCGTGGCTCACGGTGCGCGGCTTCGGCACCGACCGGGCCGAGGACGCCAGGCTCGTCGCCAACGAAGCGATGGAAAACGTGATCCAGCACGCGTATCCCGCCGGAATCGACGGAACGATGTCCTTGACCATGACCGCCGACGAACACACCGTCACCGTGGTCGTCGCCGACACAGGGCGGGGATTCGCCGACGACAGCCGGATCGGTGACGGACATGGCCTGCGCCTGATGTTCACGCTTTCCCCCGGAACCGTCATCACCACAGGCCCGGTCGGCACGACGGTACGGTCGGCCTGGCCATGGGCACCGCTCTGA
- a CDS encoding AI-2E family transporter produces the protein MLVVGATLYLLSLVAGYLAAVVVPVAIALLLAAMLTTGPLHLSAAQLRDSVNDLVTTLTNSRTGLTSGALSTAATVGGVLAQALLVLFVLIFLLAHGPGIWAFLLRAVPGRTRTRADVAWRRSLAALVNYVRATIAVGIGIGMAVLGVPLAVPLSALVFLGAFVPIIGSVVAGTVAVLIALVPAIATGLLVGGIAGALLAVPLLASRPAESGPPEPGLDREPEPRQGDAP, from the coding sequence TTGCTCGTCGTCGGCGCGACCCTGTACCTGCTCAGTCTGGTCGCCGGCTATCTGGCCGCGGTGGTCGTGCCGGTGGCGATCGCCTTGCTGCTGGCCGCGATGCTCACCACCGGCCCGCTCCATCTCAGCGCCGCACAACTCCGGGATTCGGTCAACGACCTGGTGACCACGCTGACGAATTCCCGGACCGGCTTGACCTCCGGGGCGCTGAGCACGGCGGCGACAGTCGGTGGAGTGCTGGCGCAGGCGCTGCTCGTGTTGTTCGTCTTGATCTTCCTTCTCGCGCACGGACCTGGAATCTGGGCGTTCCTGCTGCGTGCGGTACCCGGCCGGACGCGGACCAGGGCCGACGTCGCCTGGAGGCGGAGCCTGGCCGCGCTCGTCAACTATGTGCGCGCGACGATCGCGGTCGGCATCGGTATCGGCATGGCCGTACTGGGTGTTCCGTTGGCCGTGCCCTTGTCGGCGCTGGTGTTCCTCGGCGCGTTCGTGCCGATCATCGGCTCGGTGGTGGCGGGCACGGTCGCGGTCTTGATCGCGCTGGTGCCGGCCATCGCGACCGGGCTGCTCGTCGGTGGCATCGCCGGGGCGTTGCTGGCCGTGCCCCTGCTGGCGAGCAGACCCGCGGAGTCCGGCCCGCCTGAACCCGGTCTCGACCGGGAACCCGAACCACGGCAAGGAGACGCCCCATGA
- a CDS encoding DUF3558 domain-containing protein yields MERLGYLRAGRIAVFVAASAMLWLVGCSSDKSGSAPQGKVAEGVAPSSADPATKTPTPDALCELLTSAELSMLTGEVSDPKSLAVGGLPACHWETPAGGRVQVIGTSAEKWATQLPAAIEQVKKSGLLDDPETARKLEAARDLIASGKEIAPDRACELFSTLLEVQGLPAGSSRTVNLIPTRANPKAINGQTCIGGRFTSVQLVAPNLTGSDEEVSRMSSVLTRAHERNRG; encoded by the coding sequence GTGGAGCGCCTCGGCTATCTGAGAGCCGGTCGAATCGCGGTGTTTGTCGCCGCGTCGGCAATGCTGTGGCTAGTCGGGTGTTCGTCGGACAAGTCTGGTTCGGCGCCGCAAGGCAAGGTCGCCGAGGGCGTGGCCCCGTCGTCCGCTGACCCGGCTACCAAGACGCCCACTCCGGACGCTTTGTGTGAACTTCTCACATCGGCTGAGCTGTCGATGCTCACCGGAGAGGTGTCCGATCCGAAGTCTTTGGCTGTCGGCGGATTGCCCGCGTGTCACTGGGAGACGCCTGCCGGGGGTCGCGTCCAGGTGATCGGTACGTCAGCAGAAAAGTGGGCGACGCAATTGCCCGCAGCAATAGAGCAGGTGAAGAAGTCGGGACTGCTCGACGATCCGGAGACGGCTCGCAAACTGGAGGCGGCTCGCGACTTGATCGCGTCTGGCAAGGAGATCGCGCCGGATCGTGCCTGTGAGCTGTTCTCCACGCTGCTGGAGGTTCAAGGACTACCGGCAGGCAGCTCCCGCACCGTGAATCTGATTCCCACTCGGGCGAACCCCAAAGCCATCAACGGACAAACCTGCATTGGAGGGAGATTTACGTCCGTCCAGCTCGTCGCGCCGAACCTGACCGGCTCCGACGAAGAGGTCTCGAGAATGTCGAGCGTGCTGACCAGGGCACACGAACGCAACCGCGGCTAA
- a CDS encoding fatty acid desaturase family protein: MTTTTRRLDQSQIELIGKELDSLRQRVVADLGADDADYIRRVVAVQRLSEVSGRVLLFAGWFPPAWIAGVGALALSKILDNMEIGHNVLHGQYDWMKDPTLNSRTFEWDMVCPSGQWRRSHNFMHHTYTNILDKDRDVGYGIIRITEDQKWNPYYLGNPLYAAAQAVFFEYGIMLHDLEADRIVQGRRSWAEIRPLLGPMLRKVGGQAGKDYLIFPALTGPLFPVTLAANVCANLIRNLWAFSIIFCGHFPDGAEVFPEEESENESKGQWYLRQMLGSANITGSPLFHLLSGNLSHQIEHHLFPDIPSRRYPRIAAEVRQICEKHGLPYNTGSLSKQLGSVIRKIFRLALP, translated from the coding sequence ATGACCACGACGACCCGCCGGCTCGACCAGAGCCAGATAGAGCTCATCGGCAAGGAGCTGGATTCGCTGCGACAGCGTGTGGTGGCGGATCTCGGCGCGGACGACGCCGATTACATTCGCCGGGTCGTCGCGGTGCAACGGCTCAGTGAGGTGTCGGGCCGGGTGCTGCTGTTCGCGGGCTGGTTCCCGCCGGCGTGGATCGCCGGTGTGGGCGCGCTGGCGTTGTCGAAGATCTTGGACAACATGGAGATCGGGCACAACGTCCTGCATGGTCAGTACGACTGGATGAAGGATCCGACGCTGAACTCGCGGACCTTCGAATGGGACATGGTCTGCCCGAGTGGCCAGTGGCGCCGTTCACACAATTTCATGCACCACACCTACACCAACATCCTCGACAAGGATCGCGACGTCGGTTACGGCATCATCCGGATCACCGAAGATCAGAAGTGGAATCCGTACTACCTCGGCAATCCGCTCTACGCGGCGGCGCAGGCGGTGTTCTTCGAGTACGGGATCATGCTGCACGACCTCGAAGCGGACCGGATCGTGCAAGGACGGCGGTCATGGGCGGAGATCCGCCCGTTGCTCGGCCCGATGCTGCGCAAAGTGGGCGGACAGGCGGGCAAGGACTATCTGATCTTCCCGGCGCTGACCGGTCCGCTGTTCCCGGTCACCCTGGCGGCGAACGTCTGCGCGAATCTGATCCGCAACCTGTGGGCGTTTTCGATCATCTTCTGTGGTCATTTCCCCGACGGAGCCGAGGTGTTCCCAGAAGAGGAGAGCGAAAACGAGAGCAAGGGGCAGTGGTATCTGCGTCAGATGCTCGGCTCCGCGAACATCACCGGAAGCCCGCTGTTTCACCTGCTGTCCGGCAACCTCAGCCACCAGATCGAGCACCACCTGTTCCCCGACATCCCCTCCCGCCGCTACCCGCGGATCGCGGCCGAGGTGCGGCAGATCTGCGAGAAGCACGGCCTGCCCTACAACACCGGCTCCCTGTCGAAACAACTCGGCTCGGTCATCCGCAAGATCTTCCGCCTAGCCTTGCCATGA
- a CDS encoding STAS domain-containing protein gives MIVSGGNDDPILEPLSVTTTNAGPGNMMITVCGEIDFMTSEFLDTEFCQALDPAPRSLVVDLNGVDFCDTSGLSVLVGLTTRCGADRIAVRFLPSTTIRRLLQRTGLSGLLPIAES, from the coding sequence ATGATCGTGTCAGGCGGAAACGACGACCCCATTCTGGAACCATTGTCGGTGACGACAACCAACGCAGGTCCAGGAAACATGATGATCACCGTCTGCGGCGAGATCGATTTCATGACGAGCGAGTTCCTCGATACGGAATTTTGTCAGGCACTCGACCCGGCCCCGCGCAGCCTGGTGGTCGATCTGAACGGCGTGGACTTCTGCGATACCAGCGGTCTGTCGGTTCTCGTCGGTCTCACTACTCGCTGTGGCGCCGACCGAATAGCCGTTAGGTTTCTGCCCTCGACCACCATTCGTCGGCTGTTGCAGCGCACTGGACTATCGGGCCTGTTGCCCATCGCTGAGTCTTGA
- a CDS encoding STAS domain-containing protein — protein MTAEQLGRTLVLIVDGDLDLHTAPAARQAIEAALSRRPRRLIVDLTHVQFLNSAGLEVLLAAHRKAAPHTDFRLVATTRTVFRPLQITGLHEQLIIHGSRSAAIATSAGTDDDSPARRPRPGH, from the coding sequence GTGACAGCGGAACAACTCGGCCGGACACTGGTGCTCATCGTGGACGGCGACCTGGACCTGCACACCGCACCCGCGGCACGCCAGGCGATCGAGGCGGCGTTGAGCCGTCGGCCGCGACGGCTGATCGTGGACTTGACTCACGTCCAATTCCTGAACTCCGCCGGGTTGGAGGTCCTCCTGGCCGCCCATCGGAAAGCCGCCCCGCACACCGATTTCCGGCTGGTCGCCACCACGCGCACCGTCTTTCGGCCACTGCAGATCACCGGGCTGCACGAACAACTGATCATCCACGGTTCACGCTCGGCAGCCATCGCCACATCGGCCGGGACCGACGACGACTCGCCAGCCAGACGACCCCGGCCCGGCCACTAG
- a CDS encoding TROVE domain-containing protein encodes MSKFNTTGTRPATSSPIVGERSPGGVTHEGGDGYARDTKSELFLLAVTNMVGENTFYETGDKRDTRFADLVRETALADPEWTARFLRWLRTEANMRTAAIVGAAEYVHARLAGDPSPVAPIANRAVVDSVLQRADEPGELLAYWTSLYGKKIPKPVKRGIADAAVRLFTEKSFLKWDSAARAFRFADVLGLAHPDPKDPVQDALFKHIVDVRFNPGREIPAELEVLGARADLMAWDKEKRRDLFSRPDTARSALRRAGMTWESLAGWLQGPMDARAWEAVIPSMGYMALLRNLRNFDEAGVSDEVAEGVAARLADPEQVANSRQFPMRFLSAYRAAPSLRWSYTLEKAIAESLANVPRLAGRTLILVDTSGSMNAGFSKDGTLMRWDAAAIFGIALGARCETADVVSFSNGYYGGTGSKAFDVPRGESLLCGLDRWKNGGYFIGAGTDTVGAIQRHLRPGHHDRVVILTDEQHSSGNVDQTVPQDTALYTWNLAGYERGHSTSGRGNRHTFGGLTDAAFTMVPLLEAGRNADWPF; translated from the coding sequence GTGTCGAAGTTCAACACCACTGGTACACGGCCGGCGACGAGCTCACCGATCGTCGGCGAGCGGAGCCCCGGCGGCGTCACCCACGAAGGCGGAGACGGCTACGCGCGGGACACCAAGTCCGAACTGTTCCTGCTCGCCGTCACCAACATGGTCGGCGAGAACACCTTCTACGAGACCGGCGACAAGCGCGACACGCGGTTCGCCGACCTCGTCCGGGAGACTGCGCTCGCCGACCCGGAGTGGACCGCGCGGTTCCTCCGCTGGCTCCGCACGGAGGCGAACATGCGGACCGCCGCGATCGTCGGCGCCGCCGAATACGTCCACGCGCGGCTCGCCGGTGACCCGTCGCCTGTCGCCCCCATCGCGAACCGTGCCGTCGTCGACTCCGTGCTCCAGCGCGCCGACGAACCCGGTGAACTGCTCGCCTACTGGACTTCCCTGTACGGCAAGAAGATCCCGAAGCCGGTCAAGCGTGGCATCGCCGACGCGGCCGTCCGGCTCTTCACCGAGAAGTCGTTCCTCAAGTGGGACTCCGCCGCGCGCGCTTTCCGGTTCGCCGACGTCCTCGGCCTGGCCCACCCGGACCCGAAGGACCCGGTGCAGGACGCCCTGTTCAAGCACATCGTCGACGTCCGGTTCAACCCCGGCCGCGAGATCCCCGCCGAACTGGAAGTCCTCGGCGCCCGCGCGGACCTCATGGCGTGGGACAAGGAGAAGCGGCGCGATCTCTTCAGCCGGCCCGACACCGCACGGTCCGCCCTTCGGCGGGCGGGCATGACGTGGGAGTCCCTGGCCGGCTGGCTCCAGGGCCCGATGGACGCGCGCGCTTGGGAAGCCGTGATCCCTTCCATGGGCTACATGGCGCTGCTGCGGAACCTCCGGAACTTCGACGAGGCAGGCGTGTCCGACGAGGTCGCCGAGGGCGTCGCGGCACGGCTGGCCGATCCGGAGCAGGTCGCGAATTCGCGGCAGTTCCCGATGAGGTTCCTCTCCGCGTATCGGGCGGCGCCGTCGCTTCGCTGGTCGTACACGCTGGAAAAGGCGATCGCCGAGTCGCTGGCGAACGTGCCGCGGCTCGCCGGGAGGACACTGATCCTCGTCGACACGTCGGGTTCGATGAACGCGGGTTTCAGCAAGGACGGCACGCTGATGCGCTGGGACGCGGCCGCGATCTTCGGGATCGCACTCGGCGCCCGCTGCGAGACGGCGGACGTCGTGTCGTTCTCGAACGGCTACTACGGCGGCACCGGTTCCAAGGCTTTCGACGTGCCCCGAGGCGAGTCACTGCTGTGCGGGCTCGACCGGTGGAAGAACGGCGGCTACTTCATCGGCGCGGGCACCGACACCGTCGGCGCGATCCAACGTCACCTGCGTCCGGGTCACCACGACCGGGTGGTGATCCTGACCGACGAGCAGCACTCGTCCGGCAACGTCGACCAGACCGTGCCGCAGGACACGGCGTTGTACACGTGGAACCTCGCGGGTTACGAGCGGGGCCACTCGACGTCCGGGCGCGGAAACCGGCACACCTTCGGCGGCCTCACGGACGCCGCTTTCACGATGGTCCCGCTCCTCGAAGCGGGACGGAACGCCGACTGGCCGTTCTGA
- a CDS encoding class I SAM-dependent methyltransferase — MALTSPDSWSGSLERRLRRIVKRWAVSRKSYDDMVLRASEWAERNAALDESHRLLTVEHENLRSRHEDLLRAKQAFEDRYRTWVPPGHFYSPFPAKEEIDRRAAALFDVDARPEAVDLREADQIALFGELADLAADLPFTAEPNERHRYFFDNPEYSWADAITLHTMLRHLRPRRVIEVGSGYSTAMTLDTIDGWLDDTELTCVEPNPQLLESLLRPGDGERVRILGKPVQDVPVETFQALEAGDVLFIDSTHVVKAGSDVNYLFFEVLPRLPDGVWIHLHDVFFPFEYPMTWLTEGRAWQEDYLLRAFLMYNDRFEICWFQQYMWIHHRRLLEERIPMMANNPGGNIWLRKVAGHQ, encoded by the coding sequence ATGGCGCTGACTTCGCCGGACTCGTGGTCCGGCTCGCTGGAACGGCGGCTTCGAAGGATCGTCAAGCGGTGGGCGGTGTCCCGCAAGTCTTACGACGACATGGTTCTGCGTGCCTCGGAATGGGCAGAGCGGAACGCGGCGCTGGACGAGAGCCACCGCCTGCTCACGGTCGAGCACGAGAACCTGCGGTCCCGGCACGAAGACTTGCTGCGCGCGAAGCAGGCGTTCGAAGACCGGTATCGCACCTGGGTGCCGCCGGGACATTTCTACTCGCCCTTCCCCGCCAAGGAGGAGATCGATCGGCGTGCTGCCGCGCTCTTCGACGTCGATGCCCGTCCCGAGGCCGTCGACCTACGGGAAGCCGACCAGATAGCCCTGTTCGGCGAACTCGCCGACCTGGCGGCGGACCTGCCGTTCACCGCGGAACCGAACGAGCGCCACCGCTACTTCTTCGACAACCCGGAGTACTCGTGGGCGGACGCGATCACACTGCACACGATGCTGCGTCACCTCCGGCCCCGCCGGGTCATCGAGGTCGGCTCCGGCTACTCGACGGCGATGACGCTCGACACGATCGACGGCTGGCTCGATGACACCGAGCTGACCTGTGTCGAGCCGAACCCGCAGCTGCTGGAGAGCCTGTTGCGGCCCGGAGACGGCGAACGCGTCCGGATACTGGGCAAGCCCGTGCAGGACGTCCCGGTCGAGACGTTCCAGGCACTCGAGGCCGGGGACGTGCTGTTCATCGACTCGACCCACGTCGTCAAGGCAGGCTCGGACGTCAACTACCTGTTCTTCGAGGTGCTGCCGCGGCTGCCCGACGGCGTCTGGATCCATCTCCACGATGTGTTCTTCCCCTTCGAGTACCCGATGACCTGGCTGACCGAAGGGCGGGCGTGGCAGGAGGACTACCTGCTACGGGCGTTCCTGATGTACAACGACCGTTTCGAGATCTGCTGGTTCCAGCAGTACATGTGGATACACCACCGGCGACTGCTGGAGGAACGGATTCCGATGATGGCGAACAATCCCGGCGGAAACATCTGGCTGCGAAAAGTCGCCGGCCATCAGTGA